The window GTTTTATCTTTGGCATTCTCATTTGGGACATGTGTTTGTATCAAGTTTATGTTTTCTAGCATCTAGTTGTGTTTTGGGTTATTTGAATACTTGTGATATTTCTGATTGTAGTGGTTGTAAATTGGTAAAATTCTCTGCTTTAGTTTTCACAAAAAGTATGTCTTGTTCTAGTGCTCTTTTTGATATTATTCATTCTGATGTGTCGGGTCCTGCACCAGTATCCACAAAGGGTGGTTTGACCGATTATGTATCTTTCATTATGATTATACTCGCTATACCTGAGTTTATCTTATGAAACGTAGATCTAATTTCCTTGGCATTTACAATAATTTTAGAGCTCTTATTAAAATTCAACATTTGCTTGTGATAAAGTGTTTCGGGTGTGActtaattggggggggggggggggggtgaatacACCTCTAATGATTTTACTTAATTACTTGTTTATGATGATACCATACACCATTCATCATTTACTGACACTTCTCAGCAAAACGGTATAGCAGAACgaaaacatcatcatattgatGAGACAGCCCGCTCATTGCTCTTGTTTGCGTAGGTCCCTAGTACCTTTTGGTGAGTAGCACTCTTAACTGTTGTTTGTGTGATTAATCGTATCCCTACTGCATTGAATTCAGGAGTGTCTCCTTTTGAGAAGCTATGTAGACCATTCTACTCTACGGGTTTTTGGATGTACTAGTTTTGTTCTTCGTCCTCATGTTtaggggtgtgcaaaaaaaccgcaaaaccgaaaaaccgagctGATCCGGCCaatccgaaaccgaaaaaaccgaaacagaaaataaactgaaatcgaaaccgaaaaaaccgggtACCTACGGATCGGTTTCGGTTTAGGTATTTAGATATCAACggatacccgaaccgaaccgtgtatatatatatatatatatatatatatatatatatatatatatatatatatatatatatatatatatatatatatatatatatatatatatatattcaaacaaaTAACTTTCATAATTATTTGTTCTAATAATATTAATATCATAATGTTTAAGTACattaaataatattcatataaattAGAAttaatagggatatatatattcGGTGAATAGTAGCGAATATTGATAACCATACAATTTAATCAACTGTCAAATCTTATACTTTGATGAAACTTATATCTAGATCATGCAATTTGTTTTTAAGAAAATGCACGGACAGAAGCTGTCTAGTTACCAATATATTTATCCAATAATTTTAAGGTGATCCTATTTTTTAAGACTGCATTAGTATTGTAAACGGTTTttgatttgatgaaaacattaaaTCTTAAATACAATAAATATACGGTTCAAATGTGTATGTATGTTTTTATCAACTTTTATCacatattttatgtttatgtattttgattTCAGAAAGAACGGTTAAAATGGAGTTTATAGCTTTTGATTGattcttattttttatatttagtgGGTACCCGTGATCCGGACTGTGGTTACCCACCTTTatacggttcggttcggttcgagtTTTTTAGCAATTCGGTTCGGTTTCGGTTAGTGCATGTAAGGTATCCGCCCCGTGAACACCCCTACTCATGTTGAGAGGAACATATTGGGCCGAAATATACTGTTTGTGTATTTTTGGGGTATGATGTTGGACAAAAAAGATATTGTTGCTATGATCTTGTGAGTCGGAAATTATATGTTTCCCGACATGTCACCTTTTTGGAACATATTCCCTTCAACTCGAATCCTGCTACATCCCATAATGTAACGAAGTCAGATCTTCTGCAAATTGATACTTTTGATGTGGATATAGAGGCTCGAGATTCATCTATTTCGCCTGATCTTCCAGTTCATGACACGACCACTTCTTCATAGAGTTCCTCAACTCTTGTTCCTGAGTCTGCCCCTTCGATTGCTGAGATTGAAGACCCACCTCCACTACCCCTCAGAAGGTCTACTTGTCCTCTAAGCTTCCAGATTTTGCTTACTCTACATACTCTGGTTCATTTGCTTCATTTATAGTCAACATCCATCATCTGTCTGAACATTCATCGTATAGTGAGGTTGTTATAGATGAGGAACTCACTACTCTGATACCATGATAATAGAACAACATTCATATTGAAAAAGAGAAAAGTGCTAGTTCTTCATTAGAAAGTGTTAAAGCTACAAAACATGAACAATAGAACAAATGCCAAAACCCTAAGGCTAATGGGCCAAAGGACTAGATAAAAAGGAACCCATATGGGCTAACAATGAGTTTATGAGTTTATCTTCATGTTTTTAGCTAATTCTTAACAAAAGagacaaaaaaaattgtttagcTTTTGAGTGAGAAGGAATGTCATCGAATATTAAGCCCTTTCATGAAAGTTCTTCGGTGGATTGAAGATACAAAGAAAACGACCACACCTCATTTAGATGAAGTTCATGGGATTCTCTTTAAATCCCAAAATAAGGATACATGAGCGGATGACATCAGAATCTAGGAAGGATGAATTGAAGTCCAAGTTGTAATATCAAGATCATTTAATCTTTTCTATTTTAAAGAATAAATTCGTTTGATTTGTGTATAATATAGCTTGTAATGTTGCTATATGATATGTCTTAACTTGCAATAAACGTTATAAGATAATGCAATATCATCGTTGCATTTTAATACAAATGCAGTTCTTCAATTATGCCTCTTGAATTCAAACATTCAAATTTCACGTAGAAATTCTTATTCCAACACACACCCTAAAAGTCCTCTCCAAGTGTTACCAACATcgacaacaattttttttaaacaaacattattttatataaaatatgttttggGGTTGTGCATAACGGATCAAAGTTATTAACAAAACAAAATACATTATATTACATTCTAATTTTCACGAAAATGAGATGAGTTCTTTCACATTTTGATACGAAATGTCGTTATGGAAGAGTTTAGTTGTCAAAATAATCAATGCATGTTCGAATAAACTTCTGCAATAGTGCAATTGTTGGGTGGCTTAgtggttttattattaattaactaGTTTATTTTTGTTGATTAATGTCTATCTTTTGTAAACACCACgttttagattaaaaaaaaaagaaaaaaaaacttttttgagTAGCAAAAGAGTCAAAATATATGTAGTTAAAAAGTCAAAGGCTTTAATTTACTAGGTCCAAATCGAAGCTCGATCTAGACACAGAGAAAACATGGTGCTGAAAGTATATGCTGATCGACTCTCCCAACCATCTCGTTCTGTCCTCCTCTTCTGCAAGTAAATTACACCCTTCATTTGATTTTCAATTGCATTTTCTTTCATCATCCGATTATAGTTTTCCGACTAGATTAGTACACCTATTGAAGCTATTAGTTAATTTATTGTTTATATTCAGTGTTTCCTTTCTTTAGTTCCGGTTAGGTTTTCTTTATCACTACACAAGTGATATTCTTACTGGTGGCTTGTTTTTTTGGATGTTATTTGAAGGGTAATTGGGATCGACTTTGAGGAAATCCAAGTAGAGGTCTTGAAAAATCAGCGATTCTCCCCTGAATATAAGGGTTTGTTTGCTACCATCTGCATTGATTTGTGCTAATAAGTTCATACGAAAACTACAAAACATTCATACAAACTTTACATAGGtcatgttttatgttttatgCAGCAATAAATCCCATGTCTCAAGTTCCAGCCATAGTTGACGGACACTTGAAGCTGTTTGAGAGGTTCTTCATTTCTGCTTCTTAAGTTTATGTTATACTTATACATAATAAACTCTCGGTTTTCATAACGTGAATTTGTTGTGGTTTATAGTCACGCAATTCTTATCTACTTATCATGTTCATTTCCCGGTGTTGCTAATAATTGGTAAGTCTGGTTTTCTTCTCCTTCAATTCCTCTGCATACAAATCCCTAACTTGAATAAACTCCATTGATGTATAGGTATCCTAGTGATGTATCCAAAAGAGCTAAGATCCACTCTGTTTTAGATTGGCATCATTCCAATTTACATCGTGGTTCAGTTGGACTTATTTTAAACACTATCATGGCACCCAAAGGGTTCCCTTCAAGCCCTCAAGCAGCTAAAGAAGCTGAGAAGATACTCATGAAATCTTTGAATAAATTAGAAACATTTTGGTTAAAAGATGGAAGCTTTTTGGTTGGAAGCTCCAAACCATCGATTGCAGATATCAGTTTAGTATGTGATATCATGCAACTTCAGGTAAGGTGATCATATAAAATCAATCGATCAATCGTATTCATGTTATGTGCTTTTTTGGGTAAATCTTGATCAAAATTACAAAATTTTGATTGTCAGCTTTTGAGTGATAAGGATTTTGATCGGATATTAAGCCCTTACAAGAAAGTTGTTGAGTGGATCCAAGATACAATATCTGCAACTGCACCTCATTTTCATGAAGTTCATGGGCTTCTCTTTAAAGCCCAGAAAAGAATTCGAGGGCAGATGGCAACACAGACTGTTTCTGCATTGAGTAAAATTTGATACATATGGGGTATCAATGTCATTATAGGACTCGAATGTGTGATTATTTGAGTAATATGTGAAATTTTGGCAAAGCATTTAAGGAAAGTGGCtattttgctcattttctcttacAATAAGAGTCCTATTGTAAAGGGAAATATGATCACTGTCATGAAGAATCCACAAAAATAGTCAAAACATGTAACTATGTAAGTCCAAAAATCTACAATGAATCTAATGATAACACTTAGTAATTAATAACTTCTCCATTTATAGAATCTCTATTGTATAAGTTTAACAAAATTTGTGTCAATAATAGATTTTATGACATCCAGTTTGCTAGAATCGTCACTAGAATTTTATAAGCTCTTGTACGTCATTATGTGTTGAAGTTCGAAAACACAACCTACGATCATGTTTAGAGAAGACACAAGCTATTATCAAAGTTCTTTTGATCAATTTTTGGCAAAAGCTTGTGTGTTTGTTTTTAAGGCGATGTTTGTTTTTTTGACAAAAAGTTTTTTGACCTGGTATGAGGAAAGACATTTTTGAAAAAGATTGTTTTTTAGAAGTCAAAAgacattaaaaaaaaactttttgacattttttttcatAAGACAAAAAAAATAGTTTCTGATTTTGAAAAACGTTTTCTAAGTTCTAACTATATTATGATATTTCTTTTTCAATTGTCAGCACCGCCGCCGTCACCACCACCCAACCTCTGCCACTACCACCCTCACCTCCaatgccaccaccaccaccacacctACTTCCGCCTCCTCCACCACTATCGTCACCACCACCAAAAATATCAGTCTATTTCATGAAGACTTTAAAAAGAAATAAACGATCTTTTTTATGAAAACCAAAGACATGGAAATATACTTTTGGTCCACATGTTATTCTATACTCATGGAAAAATTCCAAAGACATTTTATCTTTTTCAAGCATACGTCACCTAAATGTCCAACATCTTACATTACTTTGGTATGATTTGGTGCATACATGGGGCATGGGACTGAAGTATGAACAGCTGACAGTGTGTGTTTGTTGACTATTGACACTATAGCAAGCACCTTTTAGAAAATAAAAGAATTTTCTGTTAAGAATTAATGGATTCAAAAAAGTTTAAGGCTTTAAGCAATCCAATATCACAATTACGTGGTGGAAAGAAACACTTAAACATAATTTGCAATGTCAAATCCAACTGGAACTAACAGGATCAACCAAAATACAATCATATAGGATTAAATAATTTTACCTTTAGTACCTCATTCATTTCCAACTAACTTTCAAATTTAAGATGactgttgatatatatatatatatatatatatatatatatatatatatatatatatatatatatatatatatatatatatatatatatatatataaccatttttttCTTAAACAAGAAAGTTAATAAATCAAAAGAATCTATTTCAAAGATCTAACAAATTTCAAATGGTAGTGATGTAAGGAACTTGTAACTTTGATTTCTTCTTTATACTTATTATTACAAGATGTATGCAAGGTTTAATTTTGGTTTCTTTGTTAACGTTTCTATTATCTGAGGTCCCACCCAACATCGAGCCCTGCTCGGTATATAGATCTGTCCTTCATCAGGCCTCGCCTggaatcgggccccgcccggtatacatattaacatacaaacatataatcatacgaacacatgcgataatcacaaagaCAATAGCATACAATACTGTTATCGGGCCCTGCCCAACATTGGGCCTTGCCTGGTaagcatacaatcacataacgCATGCAAGAGTCATGCAAACATCTAGCACCCTAACATAATAACTCatgagccgacattggtgccttcaacccgctaaacgcagtgaggaaactcacttcAAGCTGCTGAATCACTCGAATGAATCCCTAACTGCTAGATCGGAAATCTTCGCattatcaaaatcaacaacatccaattattaattagattCCGACTCATAACCAAAAGTCTAAGCTATTCGGCCCAtaaccagggtaaaagaccaatttacctttatctaacttggcccaaaaccaaggcccaaatcaACCATACAAAGGCCCAAATTCTAAAGCCCAATAtatatggcccaatcttccaaattggtcccaaacCCATCAATTGACCTAAAATCCAAGGAAACCTAACATGCAAGCCCAAAGCCCAAAACAGAGGTCTAATGGCCTAACAAGGCACAAACTTCCAAACCCACACTATGGCCCAATACCGAGGACACTAACCCTAAAGGCCCATCTGCTGAGTATGTGtggcgtactcagctcgtacgcttagcatactccaTCCGGggctagtacgctcagcgtatcAGCTGGATACGCCCTGCATACTCCTCAGTGTGCCATTTCacaccattaagcacttaacttGCTAAGTCCTTCatctaaactctcaaatcttgtccCTAAAGGTGACTTATCacttaaagttggcaactttacgtgcatgcatggcttaatggggctcaaGAGCTTAAAAATAGCTTAACAAAGGTCTTAACACATGTATGGGTCAAGATACACcctaaagcttgcatttttatgcatAAGGGACCCTTAAAATGTCCAGATCTAAGGGCTAAGCTTCTGAAACAACCTTTACTCACAAGGACcaaccaaaagggaccaaaataagCCATAAACTAACCCAAACTGGATCTACACAAGGAGTTAGCAAGCTAAgatctttatacctcaaatggctCGAAATGAAGATGATAACTCTGAATCTCTAAGCTCACTCCAAGGAATGAGTCTCCAAGCTCCTTCTACCACTTTGAAATGcacaagaacacaccaaaatTCTTCACAAGAGCTCAAAAGCACCAAAACAAAGGCTAGGGACGAAATTAAGGTTTAGAAGATATGGAGGTTGGTCTAAAATGTCTAGGAGGTGAATTTTAGATGCTTAAATtgggcacaaaccctaaaatttagagtTTGTCCCAGACCTGCATACACCATGCGTGCTCCACGTACATCCCACGTACGTAGTTAAGACCCGAGATCAAGAAATGAGCCACTACTCCCGACATACTCCAACTTTTTTGAAGTTGGCAAATCTGCCCCCTAGGGACCAATTCTATAGAACATTAACACACCAAGGGTCTAAAATGAAAAGTACTTTGAatcgggtgttatatatatatatatatatatatatatatatatatatatatatatatatatatatatatatatatatatagagagagagagagagagagagagagagagagcccttATCTTTATTTAATGATAATAAATTCTTAtagaaaaattgaaaataaataaTCAAGGACAATTTAATCAATTCAATTTTAAAAGAGACCAAATCTATAACGAAACatttatgttaattttttttgtacGACAAGTTTAATGGTTAGAAGCTACTATCACGAAAATCAGTGTTAGAACTTGAGACTTCTAATTTAAGAGGCAAAACTTCTCCTAAATGGACTAACCCACTTTGGCACAaaattgcaaaattggtccctacGGTATgcaattttttggggttttagtccaaaccatgacttttttggattggtggtccttttgaggtagtatttatatataaaaaaaataaaaatggggCCCCACATAAGCACataatctctctttctctctctctctctctctctctctctctccaagatGAAGAAAAATCCTTTCTTTTTCTCTGTAATCCTTTTCTTCTCCCTCTTCATCAATGGTAAACCCGACCTGAAGAAAAATCCTTTCACATGGCCCGATGTCTTTTACCACTACAAAACCAATCGTGTCGTCGAACTTCATTTCCCTGGATTGGGTCTCTCCGGCGAACTCCCCGACAACACCCTCGACAATTTGACCCAACTCACCACTCTCAGTCTCTGTTACAACGCCCTCTCCGGTCTACTCCCTACATACATCTTCTCACTACTTAACCTCCGTAATCTCTACCTCCAAGACAATTTGTTTTCAGGCCCGATTCCAAATTGATTTTCCACTCTCGTGAATCTCGTTAGGGTTAGCTTCGTGAACTGGATTGGGATTCCAGATTTAACCCCAATCTAGTTTCCAATTCCAATTCTAGATCCCGATAGGCAACACAATTCCAGGCCAAGATATCAACATACAATATAAATTAATGAGCTACCACGAAGATGAGTATCACCTCCAGAGGAAAGAAATAAATTATCTTGAGGTATTCCTTTCCCATCTCGTTGTCAACTTCATTGATATTTCTTTTTGATTAAATGATAGAGTGAGTGGAGGAAGAGGGAATATCGATGGGTTGTGGAACACCATATTCAACATCGCAGCTTTCATTGCTCTGATGCTTTTTTGTTGTATGTGTTTGAGGACGAGAACGAGGATGATGGTGATGGAGATACTGGCTTCGGTACTAAGGAGACAAGTGATGTGTGTTTGCTGATGAGGATGGGTAATGGCAGTGgaggaagaagaaggtggttcCGGTTGGAAATTAGGTTTCTTTTGTGTACATGGGGGAAGTTGGAACTGATCTTGAATTAAGGAATGGAAGATTTTCAGGAGAAGAGAAGAGTTGTTTGCAAATTTGGATTTGAGTATGAGCAAATAGATGAAtcaatgtatgtgtatgttttgtGCGAGATTGACCTTGTGGTCTGAGTTTTTAGAACTAATTTTCTGTTTGAAGCTGAATGATCAGCAATGGTGAAGAAGACATATGGTTCGTTTTTTGTAGACGAGGTCATAAActgggagggagagagagagagagagagagagagagagagagagagagagagagagagagagagagagagagagagatgtgggcccaaattaattatttattttctttttcatttaaattaaatagaaaaaacattaaaaaatatatcagaagggcattatagtcatttcaattttatgAAGGACCAAATTTACGTATAAACATGACCAAAAAGACTCGAAGCCAAAAAGGATTtgaactaaaaccccaaaaaaataaaggaacatttttgtagttttgtctatATTTTAATGGACATCacgttttgaataaaataatacattttgagTGGAAAAAAAGTCAAAATGTATGTTCTTGCTAGATCCCACGAAATTAAAGCTTGATCTGGAAAGTAAGTAATAACACACAAATTGTGGACACAGAGAAAAACATGGTGCTGAAAGTATATGCTGATCGACTCTCCCAACCATCTCGTTCTGTTCTCCTCTTCTGCAAGTAAATTACACCCTTCATTTGATTTTCAATTGCATTTTCTTTCATCATCCGATTATAATTTTCCGACTGGATTAGTACACCTGTTGAAGCTATTAGTTAATTGCTCAAGCATATATACCCTTCTGCTGTTAATTCATCGTTTATATTgggtggttttttttttttttttttgttaaactgACATCTGTTCTTCTTAATGGTTACTTTCGTTAGTTCCAGTTAAGGTGAGTGATATTCTTTCTGATACTTGTCGAAAATCGCGTTTCTAATTGCTTGTTTTTTTGAATGTTATTTCTAGGATAAATGGAATTGACTTTGAGGAAATCCGAGTAGATGTCTTGAAAAATCAGCGATTCTCCACTGAATTTAAGGGTTTATTTGCTACCATCTGTATCGATTTGCGCTAAGATCATATGAAAAAAAAAGATAGATATTAAACATTCATATAGATTAAAAAGATAAAATCGTCAAATATTTACTCAGGTTATGATTTATGCAGCAATAAATCCCATGTCTCAAGTTCCAGCAATAGTTGATGGACGCTTTAAGTTGTTTGAGAGGTTTTTTTTGTctcatttttaaagaaatttcagTTTATTGCACAATATAAATTGTTGGTTTTTCATAAGGTGAATTTGTTGTGGTTTGTTTGTAGTCATGCAATTCTTATCTACTTGTCTTGTTCATTTCCCGGAGTTTCTAGTCATTGGTAAGAGTCTGGTTTTCTTCTCTCCTTGAAAATGACAAAATCTCTAGAGGCATACAAATCCCAAACTCCAATAAACTCCATGGATTtatcatttatatataaaaagCTTAATCGCATCCATAGGTATCCTGGTGATGTATCCAAAAGAGCTAAAATCCACTCTGTTTTAGACTGGCATCATTCAAACCTACGTCGTGGTTCAGGTGAGATTGACATGGGCAATTAAGTTGTTaatgatgataaaaaaaaataaatcatcCATTTATTATTAGAATTTGGTTTCATAGTTTTCCTAGTTTCAGTTGGACTTTTTTTGAACACTATCGTGGCACCCGAAGGGTTCCCTTCAAGCCCTCAAGCAGCCAAAGAAGCCGAGAAGATACTCATGAGATCTTTGTATAAATTAGAAACTTTTTGGCTAAAAGATGGAAGATTTTTGGTTGGAAGCTCTCAACCATCGATTGCAGATCTGAGTTTAGTATGTGAAATCATGCAACTTGAGGTAATTTTATACAATCAATCTATATATGTGGTTTTATGGGTAAGTTTTGATCAAAACTCAATATGTTTTGATCGGCAGCTTTTGAGTGATGAGGATCGTGATCGGATATTCAGCCCTTACAAGAAAGTTGTTGAGTGGATGGAAGATACAATATCTGCAACTGCACCTCATTTTCATGAAGTTCATGGGCTTCTCTTTAAAGCCCAGAAAAGAATTCGAGGGCAGATGCTAACACAATCCGAGATTTTTTGTGCATTGAGTAAAATTTGACACATTTGGTGCTAACCACCACCTTTAGTCTGAAGCCAGACTTGAAATCTAACCCTATGGCTGGAGCCGGAGGGCACATTTTCCACGTTTAAGAATTAAGATCTCAAAGGAAGAAAAATTGTTGATTTATCTGAAAAAAATGTTCCACATAAACTCTTATGAAAAATGTTATTACAAATGAATCACATCCCTGTAGAGAAATTTTGTCTGGGTTTTTAGATATAATAAGAAAACCAAATCGGACCAAAACAATCAGTTTTTTTAAACCATAAAAAGTTGTTCAAAACACTTTGGTTTTGTGGTTTACGTATTACTTGTTTGAGGGAAGAAATTGTAGGAACTATAAAGTTCATTTTACAAAATTAAAAAAGTTTCACAAACACCCCTTGTACAACATACATCACCATTTTATGGTACTTTCGTTAAAATACGTTTCATAATACATTTACATTTATATTAAAgtaattacatgaatggtccccaTGCTTTAGAGTAATTTGTACGTTTGGtccgtaattttttttttaacttggaaggtctctaaaaagactattttgcctttggttttttaatttatttaaataagatgGGGTAGGTAAGATAAGGTAAGGTGAGATGGAAGTGGGGTTGTggttgtgtttatttaaataaattaaaaaatcaagggcaaaatagtcattttaggtaaaacagggaccaagcgcgcaacaaaaacaaacagttgggaccttttgagttaaaaaaataagttagggaccaaatatgcaaattaccccaaaccataaggaccattcatataatttactcttta of the Lactuca sativa cultivar Salinas chromosome 6, Lsat_Salinas_v11, whole genome shotgun sequence genome contains:
- the LOC111900398 gene encoding glutathione S-transferase T1 → MVLKVYADRLSQPSRSVLLFCKVIGIDFEEIQVEVLKNQRFSPEYKAINPMSQVPAIVDGHLKLFESHAILIYLSCSFPGVANNWYPSDVSKRAKIHSVLDWHHSNLHRGSVGLILNTIMAPKGFPSSPQAAKEAEKILMKSLNKLETFWLKDGSFLVGSSKPSIADISLVCDIMQLQLLSDKDFDRILSPYKKVVEWIQDTISATAPHFHEVHGLLFKAQKRIRGQMATQTVSALSKI
- the LOC111900395 gene encoding glutathione S-transferase T1 isoform X2, whose protein sequence is MVLKVYADRLSQPSRSVLLFCKINGIDFEEIRVDVLKNQRFSTEFKAINPMSQVPAIVDGRFKLFESHAILIYLSCSFPGVSSHWYPGDVSKRAKIHSVLDWHHSNLRRGSVGLFLNTIVAPEGFPSSPQAAKEAEKILMRSLYKLETFWLKDGRFLVGSSQPSIADLSLVCEIMQLELLSDEDRDRIFSPYKKVVEWMEDTISATAPHFHEVHGLLFKAQKRIRGQMLTQSEIFCALSKI
- the LOC111900395 gene encoding glutathione S-transferase T1 isoform X1 yields the protein MVLKVYADRLSQPSRSVLLFCKINGIDFEEIRVDVLKNQRFSTEFKAINPMSQVPAIVDGRFKLFESHAILIYLSCSFPGVSSHWYPGDVSKRAKIHSVLDWHHSNLRRGSVFLVSVGLFLNTIVAPEGFPSSPQAAKEAEKILMRSLYKLETFWLKDGRFLVGSSQPSIADLSLVCEIMQLELLSDEDRDRIFSPYKKVVEWMEDTISATAPHFHEVHGLLFKAQKRIRGQMLTQSEIFCALSKI
- the LOC111900395 gene encoding glutathione S-transferase T1 isoform X3 → MIYAAINPMSQVPAIVDGRFKLFESHAILIYLSCSFPGVSSHWYPGDVSKRAKIHSVLDWHHSNLRRGSVFLVSVGLFLNTIVAPEGFPSSPQAAKEAEKILMRSLYKLETFWLKDGRFLVGSSQPSIADLSLVCEIMQLELLSDEDRDRIFSPYKKVVEWMEDTISATAPHFHEVHGLLFKAQKRIRGQMLTQSEIFCALSKI
- the LOC111900395 gene encoding glutathione S-transferase T1 isoform X4, whose amino-acid sequence is MSQVPAIVDGRFKLFESHAILIYLSCSFPGVSSHWYPGDVSKRAKIHSVLDWHHSNLRRGSVFLVSVGLFLNTIVAPEGFPSSPQAAKEAEKILMRSLYKLETFWLKDGRFLVGSSQPSIADLSLVCEIMQLELLSDEDRDRIFSPYKKVVEWMEDTISATAPHFHEVHGLLFKAQKRIRGQMLTQSEIFCALSKI